A stretch of Besnoitia besnoiti strain Bb-Ger1 chromosome V, whole genome shotgun sequence DNA encodes these proteins:
- a CDS encoding hypothetical protein (encoded by transcript BESB_059020), translating to MLLNDFAYLMAVPAPSVAGPVDAFPPADRDAEERLHRRRPRRCFPLAHPDSPALLRGHASSVPSSPLTPAGCKACSLVSPAARAVAPRLSSAGPSPVAAKARRPEREILRASRAGQPRSSSHVRLTRCEQARTKTPLSRERQAAAAAAAEEKRRLELYRQRLKRAEAKAAALQAEAARKSEQEELQKEREREQREAMEHKRRLLAAQRFREFEEQLEREKMQRRAQQEVVQAARAVAAMRRLEEAREAKEQLDKVKQRRRELVKQMERERAKAVRAAELQQEEKRLFAAGIRERRRDEELLTQASYGCAASQLSGRASSKAEDGRPPAPRFLSSSTLRRLQTRQSDFGSSFLHRQACAGTLAAALGQAAQPDAGPRRLDTRRAARSSATRSFHANAGCSDRPQRSVSPDVEDVAMRGDPSGLLFTGRASRSDTEGRLGFSHASQPGRASAFPSGVCPPRFTVLRTERTARGRGVRTPRSSPQRGRDARARVAATEETRGFPSSPSFDCFDAPFFSPCLDAAEWRAGASVLHTPRVSPCLSQPSYRSRSARRGTGRVEAWENGVAVGFWNEEEEEFFWSGHADDSDMRFASDAAAEALPGGLSPREFAWCVERPLAVSSSPSPCRVVRSVSQSPPGEAAPGSGAGYEGEGRQYASFSLPLQFHLPFTSLRAANSAFVVGDAAWNEGPGCSSPQALTLTPFASPFSPSLPASGRHAGACCEDGDSEPERGAPEVETDGGQSVRVFACSHSSACVCEGVATGRWAVEADWGRRWTREGQSGELVIEEARCDVSAHDFPSERCGGSFHEFSFAKLPTERCCGPASCAACSPPAPAPSPPFSPACHAGEFARSLPAPCEEAEETPAADACGSAVAAARLSGSDSLPEAGEREAEDGEKGRASDAKPRRGRVCFDLTKTREKSFFLRRPSADDDAAEISQGERPRRQPLSPFSASSPSSWASSPCVGQSPCSSPVSTTNLTDTPCFGRGGRRRPAFGARGGIDAGEGPRGGDEGEPARWARGYEAPALAARPRGGCRASASRAQALGGPQVTDALHGRPPWQSTSDPLGTPLSRYACDGRGQRSPAEGEGNRRPPSGRSDVGGEETRGETREETLSRRRNERRGSASGKKIRDFAAEVYFQTQREALAVVDACAGAREGWGGRRATSLKRGGRSGKACAARRDRETPGLAEEETVPSQSRLREAADEDADFAAANDAGPSLVCSPFGGSCASERDQAGERVGREDAGEKGDIPPARGGLAQHSRRRLVLGRPPPLLLSSSLLSSSLLSSSVLSSSTASSCSLTSSPVRPCWAAPAGDACERADALPRASGQVAASAAAALSGAVQAAKSAGGESPSNMARAWSDAFGASASSFSPLLPSGVSPSFSPSLSPLLAAFSSSATSSCSPPSASFVLTQTGAMSGSGLGACDAVTTPAQKRAEEPCESGGERQPPALRLAARRPSTSSTGSVPRTHERAGGAADDGLLKGREAGEPDDDGPQGGEEDGDEEDGCERRDVEQRGERGAASDAEWQAKLEDFECRP from the exons ATGCTCCTCAACGACTTCGCCTACCTCATGGCGGTGCCTGCGCCGAGCGTCGCAGGCCCCGTGGACGCCTTTCCGCCCGCGGacagagacgcggaagagcgccttcacaggcgccgcccgcgcagatGCTTCCCACTCGCGCATCCGGATTCCCCCGCGCTGCTCAGGGGGCATGCCTCGTCTgttccgtcgtcgcctctgaCTCCTGCCGGCTGCAAAGCCTGCAGCCTGGTCTCgcccgctgcccgcgcggtcgcgccccGTTTGTCCTCGGCGGGCCCCAGCCCCGTCGCCGCCAAGGCCCGCAGGCCTGAGAGAGAGATCCTCAGAGCGAGTCGCGCGGGCCAGCCGCGCTCCTCATCACACGTGAGACTGACGCGGTGTGAGCAGGCAAGAACTAAGACGCCTCTGAGCAGAGAGCGtcaagctgctgcggcggccgccgccgaggagaagaggcgcctcGAG CTGTACAGACAGCGCTTGAaacgcgccgaggcgaaggcggccgcgctgcaaGCTGAAGCTGCGCGGAAATCCGAACAAGAGGAGCTGCAAAAGGAACGAGAAAGGGAGCAGCGCGAAGCGATGGAGCACAAGCGGCGGCTgttggcggcgcagcggtTCCGCGAGTTTGAAGAACAGCTCGAAAGGGAGAAA atgcagcggcgggcACAGCAGGAAGTCGTACAGGCAGcgcgggcggtcgcggcgatgcgaaggctggaggaggcccgcgaggcgaaggagcaaCTCGACAAAgtgaagcagcggcgccgcgagctcgtgAAGCAGATGGAGCGAGAGCGGGCGAAGGCG gtgcgcgcggcggagcttcAGCAGGAAGAAAAGCGCCTGTTTGCCGCGGGGAtccgcgagcggaggcgcgacgaggagctgTTGACGCAGGCGTCGTATGggtgcgcggcgtcgcagctgaGCGGCCGGGCCTCTTCGAAAGCAGAGGACGGGCGCCCTCCGGCCCCGCGCTtcctcagcagcagcacgctgCGAAGACTCCAGACGCGACAGAGCGACTTTGGTTCCTCCTTCCTCCACCGTCAGGCCTG cgcgggcactctcgccgcggcgctgggacAAGCGGCACAACCGGACGCagggcctcgccgtctcgacacccggcgcgccgcgcgctcgtctGCAACTCGCTCCTTCCACGCAAACGCAGGCTGCAGCGACCGGCCGCAAAGAAGCGTGTCCCCGGACGTCGAGGATGTCGCCATGCGAGGCGACCCCAGCGGGCTGCTGTTCACAGGCAGGGCGAGCCGTTCCGACACGGAGGGGAGGCTTGGATTCTCACACGCGTCGCAGCCCGGGCGGGCCTCTGCGTTTCCATCAGGTGTCTGTCCACCCCGGTTCACGGTCTTGAGGACGGAACGgaccgcgcgcgggcgcggtgtacgtacaccgcggAGTTCGCCACAGCGAGGacgggacgcgcgcgcgcgggtcgccgccactgaggagacgcgcggctttccctcgtcgccttccttcgACTGCTTCGACGCGCCGTTCTTCTCTCCGTGCCTAGACGCAGCGGAatggcgcgcgggcgcttcggTGCTGCATACCCCCCGTGTCTCTCCATGCCTCTCTCAGCCCAGCTACCGATCACGttccgcgcgcagaggcaccGGACGAGTCGAGGCTTGGGAAAACGGTGTTGCAGTCGGATTTTggaacgaggaggaggaagaattTTTTTGGTCAGGGCATGCGGACGACTCAGACATGAGATTcgcaagcgacgcggcggccgaggcgctcCCCGGAGGCCTGTCGCCCCGCGAGTTCGCGTGGTGCGTGGAGAGGCCTTTGGCGGTTTCTTCCTCACCCTCGCCGTGTCGCGTGGTGCGTTCTGTCTCTCAGTCTCCGCCCGGTGAGGCAGCTCCCGGGTCGGGTGCGGGATATGAAGGCGAGGGGCGGCAGTAcgcgtccttctcgctgccgctccaATTTCATCTGCCGTTTACGTCTCTGCGAGCCGCCAACTCGGCGTTCGTCGTCGGAGACGCCGCATGGAACGAGGGGCCCGGCTGCAGCAGTCCACAGGCCCTCACGCTCACTCCGTTTGCTTCGCCgttctcgccctctctccctgcctctgggcgccacgccggcgcctgctgcgaagACGGGGACTCCGAGccggagcgcggcgcgcccgaagTCGAAACCGACGGAGGACAGAGTGTGCGTGTTTTCGCTTGCTCGCATTCGTCAGCGTGCGTGTGCGAGGGCGTGGCGACGGGCAGGTGGGCCGTGGAAGCAGACTGGGGTCGCCGCTGGACGCGAGAGGGTCAGTCTGGCGAGCTTGTcatcgaggaggcgcgatgCGATGTCTCAGCGCACGACTTCCCTTCTGAGAGGTGCGGGGGTTCCTTCCACGAGTTTTCCTTTGCCAAGCTGCCGACTgagcgctgctgcggcccggcgtcgtgcgccgcctgctcgcctccagccccagcgccctcgccgccgtttTCGCCGGCCTGTCACGCCGGCGAGttcgcgcgctcgcttcctgctccttgcgaagaggcagaggaaacgCCCGCGGCTGACGCATGCGGTAGcgccgtggctgccgcgcggctcagCGGGTCGGACAGCTtgccggaggcgggcgagcgagaggcggaggacggggAGAAGGGGCGCGCGTCAGACGCGAAGccccggcgcgggcgtgtGTGCTTTGACCTCACAAAGACCAGGGAGAAGTCGTTCTTCCTAAGGCGACCGAGCGCGGAtgacgacgccgcggagatcAGCCAGGGCGAGCGCCCCCGCCGACAGCCACTCTCGCcgttctctgcgtcctcgccgtcctcctggGCATCGTCTCCGTGCGTCGGGCAATCTCCATGCTCGTCTCCAGTCTCCACGACGAACCTCACGGATACGCCGTGTTTCGGCCGgggcggaaggcggagaccgGCTTTTGGCGCCCGAGGCGGAATTGACGCGGGCGAAGGCCCCCGCggtggcgacgagggcgagccggcgcgctgggcgcgcggatacgaggcgcctgcgctggccgcgcggccgcgcggcggctgcagagccTCGGCTTCTCGAGCGCAGGCGTTGGGGGGCCCCCAGGTGACGGACGCGCTGCATGGCAGGCCTCCGTGGCAGTCGACCTCAGATCCGCTGGGCACGCCGTTGTCGCGCTACGCatgcgacggccgcgggcaGCGCTCCCCGGCCGAGGGGGAAGGTAACCGCAGGCCGCCCTCGGGGCGCAGCGAcgtgggcggcgaggagacgcgtggagagacgcgcgaggagacccTGAGTCGCAGGCGGAATGAGAGGCGTGGCAGCGCGTCAGGAAAGAAGATTCGCGACTTTGCTGCGGAGGTCTACTTCcagacgcagcgagaggctCTCGCCGTTGTTGACGcttgcgcgggcgcgcgggaagggtggggggggaggcgggcgacgagccTCAAACGCGGCGGTCGCAGCGGGAAAGCttgcgcagcgcggagagaTCGGGAGACGCCTGgcctcgcagaggaggaaacaGTCCCCTCGCAGAGCAG ActccgcgaggctgcagacgaagacgcggactTTGCGGCCGCGAATGACGCAGGCCCGTCGCTCGTTTGTTCGCCCTTCGGCGGCTCatgcgccagcgagagagatcaagccggcgagcgagtcggccgcgaggacgcgggagagaaaggagacattccccccgcgcgcgggggcTTGGCTCAGCACTCCCGGCGCCGGCTGGTTCTgggccgcccgccgcctcttctgctgtcgtcttcgcttctgTCATCTTCGCTTCTGTCGTCGTCGGTCCTCTCCTCCTCaaccgccagcagctgctcgctcACTTCGTCGCCTGTGCGCCCCtgctgggcggcgccggccggaGACGCCTGTGAGCGGGCGGatgcgcttcctcgcgcgagcgggcaggtggcagcctccgcggcagcggcgctctctggcgCAGTCCAGGCGGCAAAAAGCGCCGGGGGCGAGTCGCCCTCGAACATGGCCCGCGCGTGGAGTGACGCGTttggcgcgtctgcctcatcTTTTTCTCCGTTGTTGCCTTCCGGTGTCTCTCCAagcttctcgccgtctctctctccgctcttggcggctttctcttcgtctgcgacctcttcctgctcgccgccgtccgcctcgtTCGTCCTCACGCAGACCGGCGCCatgagcggcagcggcttgGGGGCCTGCGATGCGGTcacgacgcctgcgcagaaacgcgcggaggagcccTGCGAGTCGGGCGGGGAGAGGCAGCCccctgcgctgcggctcgccgcgcgtagGCCGTCGACGTCTTCCACAGGCAGCGTGCCGAGGACGcacgagcgcgccggcggtgcGGCAGACGACGGGCTGCTGAaggggcgagaggcgggcgagcccgacgacgacggcccCCAGGGAGGTGAAGAAGatggagacgaagaagacggctgcgaaaggcgagacgtggagcagagaggcgagcgcggcgcagcgtcgGACGCCGAATGGCAAGCCAAGTTGGAAGATTTCGAATGTCGACCCtga
- a CDS encoding hypothetical protein (encoded by transcript BESB_059010) codes for MPPTSLITSPSSDLSASAASSVRERVAMPPLITAHPPSPSAVPSTAPQRLATR; via the coding sequence aTGCCTCCGACTTCGCTCATcacctctccctcttctgaCCTCTCTGCATCGGCTGCATCGTCTGTCAGGGAGCGAGTGGCGATGCCACCGCTGATCACTGCTCACCCACCCTCGCCATCGGCAGTGCCCTCAACGGCGCCTCAACGGCTGGCGACACGCTAA